ataagtttcatctactccctagataaaggaaattagctactcatgagtgatgaaacactcataacttcattaatgtaaatcatcatgaattacaaatacaaaaagagtaaagaaagtcttagccaagatatggtgaagccttccaaaaatctcctttgtcttgaacttagatgattacaagatgaaacctcaattgcccCTTGCAAGTACCTAGCTAGAGAGACTATGTTTTTTAGTGAGAATACTAGCTACGTCTGGATGTCCAGACCTCCCTcaatgtctctgcataaaaactactcaaagactccatttttccaagtcaaattctaacctttgattcccaaatctccactttgttagcatagtcaaaaaccaatatttttgacttgaaaataaacCCCCTTTCTTGCCCTTtggtcttctgaagcatgtgcactgAATTCCCTTgcaacttatagctggaaagtagtctgaacacaagaggaatggctgagcaaattgcagattTTCGGCTATAAAAcacgcctacacaaaacgcgtcATAAACTCGCGTTTTTTATACTCGCATTTTCACTCTGACCTTATTTCAACTGCAATTTTCtccatgataaaggccgaactagcttttgtgcaaatcacaaaagttgtaaccctttgagttaactttccaatgcttcaagaatcatcccaatcggagctttgtagcctgagatatgatcgaaatactatcACTTGGtcaaacctctgttttaacttccgaccacagaatgcagcttctgtattccgactttttgtccatgaaaatggcagaattggattttgatgtcttcatacgaattgtagatctatttcttagctttaaaatggtataaagatcacctcaatccgataagtgtaactccaGATATGGTCGaaatactgaagagtgtcaaaactgacttgtattgcatttcctcacttgaacgtttttcacttcattcttcttgttaccacttgaattcatcaccaaatatctacttttcacctcatttgacatcctttggtgattgaatcatcatttctgcataaaaatgaagtttttaccattaaaatcactaaaaatgcaatattatccacttttaccaaaaatatataattttaccaaaaacctctttattttatttataaaactaaataatcaactcaaaattaactaataaaatgcacttaaaaatacgtaaaataaactcttatcacgCGTAATAGTTAAGATCCGCATATCTAAAAGTGTCATGCACTTCAAATCCAACTCTCAAATAAACTCCAGTGAAAAGGGTAATGATATTTGCATCTTTCTTTAACTTCTTGCACATATTTTGAACATTTGTTTATATCATATGACAAGCATGTATGGTAGGCAAAGACATAATGAAGACCTGAAGGCAAGCACTATGATGGGGGTGTGAATATCAATACACTACTAGAaattaatcttctatatatatatatatatatatatattaccaaACCCTCAATATTCAAATATTTTCCACAGTAGGCTATGTCCCTCTCCCATAAGTATTTTGACAAAGGTGTGATTCTTTAGCTCAAATGTTGATTCTGCAGTAGTATTTTGAGAATATGTCCTGTATAGGAGGCACAATTGGTGCAGTCCAATTTGCAGAAAACTTTGTTCAATTAGCTAGGCCTGATGTACAAATTAAAGAGAAGGTAACTTCGTGGTACTAACTTTCATCCAGAAACAAAAACTGGGCTAAGTCATTACAGAAAAAGTTGTAGGGCGTCCCTCAAGAAAAATAATTGTGAAAACCCAAAAGTCTCAGCTGCACTTGAGGCCAAACTTTAAGCTTTCAAAGTTACAGTAGAAAGTTTTGATGGAGTTTGAGAAAAGTATTTATTACCGTTTGATTGAAAAGTCTTTCTcgtttcctcaaaaaaaaaataaataaataaaaggtgTTTCTCAAAGCCAAGAATTTATTGCTGGCCTTTGTCTAAACTTTTTGACGCGTATACTATCTTAGTCAATTGGGAGCATAGTCATCTGATGATTTATGGCGTTTTCCATCAAGTTGAGGTGGTCCAACCGTCCAAGTACGAGGAAATTGAGACTAATCTTTGTTCCCTTGTAGAAACTGATCGAATAGATaagactgaaaaaaaaaacgtgTTTCTCAAAGTCAAGTGGTTAGAATTTATTGCTAGCCTTATCTAAACTTTTGGACTATATACTATCCTAGTCTAGGTAGGTGATAAGCAATTGGGACCCTAATCATTTAAGTTTGTCTAACTACAAGGCAATTGAGACTCACTATAAATTAAAGAGAAGGTAACTTTGTAGCACATGAGGCCAAACTTTAAAGTTCTCAAAGTTAGAGTAAaaaaatttgatggagtttGTGAAAAGAATTTATTGCAATTTGATTGAAACGTGTTTCTcgtttcctcaaaaaaaaaacgcATATCTTAGAGCCCAGTGGTAAGAATTTATTGCTAGTCAAGATGATAAGCAATTGGGACCCTAATCATTTAAGGAAATCTAACTACAAGGTAATTGAGACTAATCTTTGCTCCCTTGTAGAAACTGAGCAGATACGACTGAAAAAAAAGGTTGGACATGAATGGTGGCCTCGAATAGATGTGACACGGTATGAAAGCGTGATAAATCAAAGGATCACACAAATACTCTCCATAGGAAGAATTAAAGGTGATTCACAATCAATCCTAAGAGAAATTAGGATTCAGACTAGAACCTACACAAGATTCAACAAGAATCTTACACCCAAATATACAATTGTCTTAAAAATATCAATAGTATTATCAATGCCTAAATAGTAGAACCCAAAGGATAATTATTTGTAGGCAACAAGTAGTCTATgccaaatagaaaaaaaatacaattaaaatagaaaaatgactAAACTTCACAGTGCCAATCAACTAGGATCCATAGATGGATTCGTTTCGGCAGGCTGCGGATTCGTCTCGCCAGTGTCTACCTCGAATCCTACTGGACAAGCTGGCAGTGGATTCGAGGCCTGGATTGCATGTGCAAgccttttccttctttgaccattCTTCCTGCCACCGTCTTTTATTGACACagatataactaaaataatagataaataactaaaaattctaattaaacataaaaattcacCCTAACTAAGAACCCTAAATGAAGTATTATTGATATAGACAAGGAATACGAGAATCTACGGGTCCTCGTTTTGTATTAGACTCTCCCATGGATAAGGTTGATACATGAGCCATGAAAAGTAGCCATAATTCTTCCACGAATCTTGTAGGGTCGATGCTTGCAATGGAACCGTTGTACCTATTCATGAACATAAGGAACTACATACAAACTTAGGACAATTTCaaaaccaaaaattgcaccATCCAACATGGTGAGAACAAATTTGACTATGTATAACTATAACAACATAGGGAAACGGCATGAACAATAGGCTCATTAGGAGTGAATCTCCCAACTGTATTCCTATCTTGGACGCAGTGTCTGCATCCTTGTCTCACACATGTATACTCATCATGAACTCATCTCTTGAAGTAGCCTTGTGCTTCAAGCCTATCAATTGAGCTTGTCACATGTCTGCATATAGTGTTCAAACTAAGAATTATAGTAATATGCATTAGTTGCAAGAGAAgcctgctctgataccacctgatGCAGTACGTAAGCATGATAAACTAAAGAGGTTACATGAACATCTAAGAATTAAAGGTAACTCACGATCAACCCTAAAAGAAAAACATGATTCAAACTAGAACCCGGACAAGATTCAACAAGAATCACACACTTAGGACGCACCCCAAGGGACAAGGTATAAAACCCCAAACACACAATTGtattaaaattattaataataCTATCAAAGTTTGAATAATACAAACCAAATTTTGTTTTTCGACCCACTGTTAGTGACTCCTTTAAATATTAACAAAATTGTCATCTATGTACCACACTCAGTTTTGACTTGTggaaaaattggacaaaaatCTTGAGTTCTCCAGAACTACCTCTAAAACCATAGTGTTACATTAGGTGCAAATATTTCAACCAGGTCCGTTGTGACTCCATAATAGCCCAAGTACTCCAGGCACCGGTTTACACAAATAACCAGGAGTTCAAGATTTAAACATCCCCAAGCTCAAAAGAAGTAAACTCCACAAATGTATAGTAAAAATAAGGATCGAGACCAATATTATTACATGATTTTGTCAATAATCCAAAAAGTTATCCTTTTACAAATAACAAAACCAAGCCcccatcccaaaaaaaaatgttccGATAGAAAAAAGAatcagggaaaaaaaattaagaacagGACATATAGGGGAAAGTGGTTGTGCGTGTGAGTACGTGAGATTTAGACCTATAACCGTATAATAGGTACTtcgaaaattatttttgaagTAGGAAATGAAAGGCTGGACGGAAattggtttttcttttgctttgagAAGTAGGAGAATATTTTAGAATATTTGAGAAGTAGCAAATTTTATGTTAGTATTTGCCAGCGTTTTATTGTGAGGCCCAGTTCCAGCTATAATGAGGTGACATTTCATTATAGCTATAAATAATGAAACGTGTTCCATGCTGGTACAAACGTCAGATGATTTTAGGTGACAAAAAGATTGCCTATAAATACAAGGAGTTTGGTATGCTATTTCAATGTGCTAAACTCAGCTACCAAGTTTTCGTCAGTCACCACCAGTTACAAATATCCATTTTCATTCTTATTAATTAGCTAGCTAGTTGTTTAAGAAAAAAATGGCTGCAGCCAAATCTGCTATCGGTGCTGGAAAGGTGAATAGTGATTGTATGCCTAGTTAGACcttgatttctttctttttcaagtttGTGTGTGGTTTTGGGAATCAATTCACAAGCAACTTGCATAGAAACGTTTGAAAAAGTATAAAAAGGAGTTGCAAATTAAAGTAATTTCAGCATTCTTAAATTGTCTTTAAGCAATACCGTATTATGTATTTCTAGTTGTCTGCATGGGCAGCGGTTTCTTGAATTGTTTGATTAAGGTTCCTCCGAGCAATGTAGTTTCTTATTAATTGGTTGGATTTAGTTTTCTAGCTGTTTGTTTGTCTGAAAGGATTCTAATTGATTTTGGGAACTCAattgttttgaattttcttACTGAAAAATAAACGTTTCGAGTTTACAGCACGACATAACGGACCTAGAACCAGTGAAGCCGGCTGACCCTCGTGTGATCGAGATCGGACAGTTTGCAGTGACAAAGCACAACGAGGAGGCCGGGACTGAGCTGGTTTTCATCTGCGTGGTTGGTGGATTCATGTGGGGCGTTATTGGTGGCGCTTACTACGCGCTTATCATTGAAACTCAGGATAGTAGCGGCGCCACATTCCTCCAAAAAGCATTGGTTTTTGCGGTCCCAACTGCAGGCATGAGACTCATCTGGTACAAGAATTAATCAAGCACTACTCTTGATCATCAACTGAGGATCAACGACTTCAAGTACTTTAATTATCTAGTGTCTATATATGGTGTGGTTTTCAGTTTATGCATGCATGGATGATGTACTGCTAGCATGCATGCATCTCCCCACGATTGTACTAGTATGTCAAATAAGGTGGACTTAAACCAAGAAAATCAATGTAATTGAGACAAAATAATGAGATgcttaatatttatatatttttagaaACTTGTTTCATCCTAACCAACACAAAGGCACAAGCAACAAAACATCCTTTGTCCCAAGTGCACTTTCGTTTTTATAACAGTACGTTCAATATTTTggttttttggttgaatttgggtgACCTGAATATTGTTCTCTTTTGTGTCATTTGAGTTAAACTTTCATCTTCCTAAATAATTTGTTGTTCTCCTTTACATCATTTTAtgttgctttagtttctctatTTGCCCTTCAATGTACCAGTGACAAGCAATGGTGCAAGGCAAACAGAATTGATGTGTTTGTCAACAAGCTATCAAGAGCCATGCGTCTGTTGAACGCTCTATTGATACTAGAGTTAGTGCAATTCACGTTCTAAAATTGCGTACGAGATATAGAAAAACATGGGGTCCAAGTCATTTCCTTTGTGGATTCATGCTCATATGAAACGCAAATGTGTGCAAGCACGCTCCTTTCTCCCACCATATGTACCAAAggtaaaaaaatcaaaatgcccTCAAACTATACAGTTGATCGACTTTTAACCCTCCAACTATTCAGTGCATATATTTGCCCTCAATCTTATAAAAGGGTATATTTTTCACTCTTTGCCtaaagataatttcaaaaacctccttgTGATTTATGGTAATATCACTTGGTATCtttaaagtttcaaaaatatcactCAACTTCCATACCAATGAGATGGGACTATTAATCATTATCATAGCATAcgaattcacaaaattattttcACTACTTTAATAACTTTTAGGCAAAACAttatagaaaagaaaatttttaggtAAAACATGTAAATCTTATATTATAATCAAATTGATAGAAAATTCAATATAAAAAACACAAAAGGATAGAAGTGGGAGAAAGAATATCTCTCTTGTTAAATGATTATTATAAGAATATTTTAATGATACAAGGTTGAGATAGTTATAAAAGGTATGGTTTTAAGGGAGGttgatgttatttttgaaattttaagagTGTCAAGTAATATTTACAAAAATCTTGGGGAGGGAATATACTTTTTTACAAGTTCGAGGGACAAAAATATGTACTTAATAGTTGAAGGGTTAAAAGTCGATCAACTTAATAGTTTGAATGCCATCTAGATTTCTTACCCTATGTATCAAGGTGGTGCGGTCAGGCATGGATTCTTAACAAAAGTCAAAAGCATTTTGATGGGCTAGCAGCTAACATTAATTGAAGGGTATGAATGGaaattagataaaaaaaaaaattgtttgtcATATTTAGaagggcaaattccactttacccccttgtggtttagcgttttttcacataacccctctatggtttcaaaagctatacataacccccttatggtttggattaaagtgtcaaagtaacgaaaatagtcactcgtaacggcgtcatctaaaatgtcaaaaatacccttatgtaaggctgaaatttatgtattaaccaaggggggttatgtgtatattttgaaaatcataagggggttatatggtaaagtattaaaccataagggggttatatggtaaaatataaaaatcatagggggttaatgtgtcatgtatttataagggtaatttcgacatttttagaagttccgttacgagggactatttccgttactttgacactttaatccaaaccatgagggggttatgtatagcttttgaaaccataggggggttatgtaaaaaagggtaaaccacaggggggtaaaatataatttaccCTATTTAGAAAGTGACATATATTTTGGGATAGataaaaaaacagaaaacatgACAATTTCAATAAGATAGAGGGAGTATAATATAACTTCCTAACTAAAGTCATCCAGGACAAAATATACTTACCACTTCGAGTCGATTCGCTGCACTCCGTTACTCTAATATACCCCATTTCTTCACAATCTCCCCCAGGATATCCCTTGTGCAACCAATATTCTTACTAGTGAGCCAATGACCACGCAAGTCATGTATTCTTGTTCCTCCCACCATCGAATCTGGTCTTCAATGATGAACTTCGAGGCCCCATTCTTGTTCTAGGGtttggctcttttttttttttttgcctaggCATTGAAGATAAAGGCTTTGATCTTCTTTTGCTAATTATCTGGgttttttcatgtttttgttgcattttttgtCTGGTCAGCGGTCAACCCATATGGACAGACAAATATGCCCTTATACTTAGTGCCCGATGGTGGTGAGATTCGAATAAGCATGGCTGCTCAACCGTATTGGGACAAATTTGGTCCAAAAAATTATGTTGAAGGACCATTCTGTTCCATTTTTAAGATGGAGGACTAAAACTGAATTAGTAAAAAAGTTGAAGAACTATTTTAAGTGATGAGCAACGACCCTAATCAAAGTGTCTTCAACTATCCTGCTTCTAActgcattataaaaaaaaatgtttaagtAATATAGTGATTCACAGTAACGACATCTGCTCTAAATCTATTGAACGCAATTAAGCAATCATGCTACTAAATTTCCAAGCCTATTAGTGCTGTGAAGTTTTAAGTAAAAATAAAACTGAGTTGTAAGTGTTCAATGAAAATGTCCCTTTGGTCACAATGTGCTTCATGGTTTAGTTATGATATATTTTAACAGATTCTCTACATGCATAAGAAGTTTATATAGACTTTCACCCGGTATCTAATACAAATCACCAAGATTAAATCTACTATAaataacttttgtaattttttatatttctaTAATCAGAGAAGTGCTAATTAAGCCACAAAAGCCTAAGGTACAAATTTTTAAGCTAAGAATGGAAAATGCCTTTAACTTTGGTGTTTTAAAAATAAAGGGCAATAAATATTTCAGAGTTCCGACGATAAAAGAATTTAATCCTTCTTTTGAATTGGAAGCATTGATCAGCTAAACCAATTGAACTCACTTGAGCAATCAGGTGACTAAATTTCCAAACCTATTAATGCTCTCATGAAGTTTATCGTAAAAGTGAAACTCAGTAGAAAGTGTTCAATGAAAAATTTGTTGTTGATATTTTTTAACAGATTCTCTAAATGCTCGATAAGTTCGCATAGATTTTCACCCAGCATCTAGCACTCTCACGGCCatcaaatataaaaataaatttgtaatttattatatttctataGTTGTGAAATTTCTAATAATTAAGCCACAAGAGGCTAAGGTACGCATCTCTAAGTGAAGAATAAGGCGTGCCTTTACCTTAGGTGTTTATAAAGTTAAGGGCAATAGTTATACTAATGAATGATTTTTTATGTATAGGTTTGGATGAATAAAGGATTTGGTTGCCTATTAACTGGTTATTAGCAATTTGAAAATGTTTCTATAGTTATAGTATTTCAACTAGTTGAATGAGCTATGATATTTGAAATGTCTCCTCAAAGCACAAAGATGACAAGAATATTTAAGTTTGAATCTTAACAACATACAAATTATAGGTTCATTCATGTCTTATTGTTATCATTGTTAGAAGAATTGTGCGGCAACACAGacaaacacacacacatgcatatatatgtgtgtgtaatCCTTATTCTACTTTTGCTATTGTCTACATAGATggtatattacttttttttagAATCAATAGAAAAACATTTTAAACActaacaaatatttttttaataccattaagaaaaatgaattagctgtttcaaaatcaaaaattaaaattttttcaaacaaaaataagatttcTAGGACACGATATTGATCAAGGAAATTACAAGCCAATTGGTAGATCCCTAGAATTTGCTAATAAATTTTCAGATAAAATTAGAGACAAAAatcaaagatttttaggatgtcTTAACTATGTTTCTGAATTTAAGACAAATTTGTGGACTACTATATAAAAGATTTAGGAAAAATCCTCCAGTTTGGACTGAAGATCATACTAAAACGGTCCAAAGGGTTAAGCAAATTGTTAAGCATCTTCATTTTTAGGAATTTCTCATCCACATGCATTTATGATAGTTGAAGACGTAAGATACAGAGGCATTCCCAAACCAAATAAGCATATTACAACATATGAACATATGCATGATTCCAGGCTTGACTTCAAACAAATGAGCAATTAGTCTGATATTATTCTAGTATCTGGATTGgagttcaaaaaaattattcttcaattaaaaaagaaattctatcaattgttttatatattacaaatttcaaaatgatttgataaataaaaaagtTTTTATCAAATATTGATTATAAGGCAGTAAAAGATGTTTTACAAAAGGATGTTAAAAgtttagtttcaaaacaaatttttgcaagatGGCAagctttattttgaaatttggacTTTGAATTCGAATTTATCAAAGGAGAGCAAAATTCTTTACCAAATGTTCTAACTAGAGAATTTTTATAGGGAAATGTCCAGAAGACCTGAATACAGGCCTTCAAAGCCCCTTTTAGCCTATTCAAACACTCCTAGTCCAATTGCGACTCAAGCTCCAAGACAAAGGCCCATGTCTCAAAGGCCTTTAGCCCTAACTTAACAGACTTCAAACACCTATATGAGTGCTATTAAAACCCTATAATTCAAACTTCTCTATCTAACCCATGTACTTCAAGCCCAAGTCCAAACCAAACTCTATTACCAAAAACAGTTAATTCTCCTAAAGTATCTAACCCAAATATATCTTCTCCTGATTTCCAACCAGTTCAAGTTATTAAATCTCTTTACTGCCAAAATTATTTCTCTAAGCAAGATGAGGCATATTTTGGAGAAATTGAACCtttttttgcaaataaaatCTAAGCTAAACCGATTCAAATCTATTTCCATCCAAACCTACTCTACTTTTCCGAAACCCttttcaaaaccagaaaattctttGAACAAAATTTACTAGAAACCGATTCTATTAAACTTTTGAAATGGTTTCCAGAAGAAACCCTAGAAGAATAAGCCAAATAccacaaaataaaaatttaaaaaaataaaaatttaaaaaaattattaaactaGAAAAGTGGCCTGTCACAGGATATCAAACTCAAATCCAATTTAATATTCCTTTCAAACCAGTTGTTTATACTTATCATGATTattgataagtgcatattttacgtgttttaagtgtgttttattagttagttttggtgtattttttttagttttataatAGTGAACTatgattctagtgaaaatatgcattttgcgGTTTAAAGTATGAAAGCTAtatttttatggattttaatggtgaaaacttcatgttttgtaggtttaaggattcaatcatcaaatggagtgaattgagaagataattgaatgattattgatggtttgaagtgataaaaagagaatatgaagtgctagagatgaaatgcaagttttccagctttgataccTTGTGGTATTTCAGtaatatcttgagttacaagcattggattgaggtgattcgtgaactattttgaaactaagatATAGATCTACATTTTCTATGAATACATCAAAGTCCAGTTCAGTCGTTTTCcttgtcaaaaagtcgaaatacagaagtgcaactctgttgtcgaaagctgaaacagagctctgaccagtcTAGGATATTTTGGTCGTTTCTTGGTCTACAGAGCTTCAAATTGGATGATTGTTAAGGCATTGGAatgctaactcaaagggctacaactttcatgttttgcacaagagctagttcagcctccatcattgagaaaatatcaATTGAAATGGTGCTAAATTCGCATAAATGAAAACGCGAGCTATCAATACGCGACCGTAAGTCACGTATTCCTGAGGTCGCGTATTCTCCCCTGTTTTCTGCAACTTTctcatcaacttgtattgctttcACACAACTTTTCCAGCTCAATTCCAGCTAGTGATTTTGGTTGTATCTGATCAAGAAGAGTGTGGAATTTGAAGAAACAACTCATGGgagtttcaagagtcaaaaatAACAACTAGAAATAACTTATTTGGCTCttgaattcctctataaatagggCTTTTGGAGGACATTTTAACAATTTTgaaaggctagagaaactcattaaaaatgtagtcttcactagtttttcttagttcattagttagagtagtatagtatagttagtgtaggttatccttcttgtatttatagttagatttggatgaagattgaggagcaaagatggagaggttgatctcatgtgacaagggtgatatctcttctactattttttctcttgtatttgatttcatgtttagcaataatacaagtttggatttgtgtttttattatgtttagttaaagtttatgcctagagttatggatgaactttcgaTATCTTGCTAGTgatatttacttggttatttgatggtattattttgagcaagttatttatcacttttgcttttctaatcatgattaaccggccattaattatgataatcttaaggtgttaagtttgcaatgagaattgggatttaatactagttcaagaaagtgataaacctagggagtacactcacgagagaagaggtgcacctttgtggCTTAAGTgatttgtttcatgtaatttcatagaagaaatgaacttataATTAATTCACaatcacgagagtaggtatggcttagttgcaagtatagttgattcattacgaaagtaggtttcatatatattaggaaattacaccataactagccaagataatagcattcaatTAACTGGTAATTTCATTTGCAATAGTAGAAAGGAATTCCATACCTGTAGGAGCTTTCTAttgtatttttgttacttttatagtgtagatttaatttcttgtacttgtgatagtctaaataataaaggagtttgaaTACCACCGGTAATTGAGAAttttccctgtgggatcgacaccTAATACCCCTATACTCAATaaacgattcgtatacttgcgacaaatcgcgtgtggggtatttagaaatttataaatgtaaaacttgactgtGGATG
This Coffea arabica cultivar ET-39 chromosome 3e, Coffea Arabica ET-39 HiFi, whole genome shotgun sequence DNA region includes the following protein-coding sequences:
- the LOC113736367 gene encoding cysteine proteinase inhibitor 5, with translation MAAAKSAIGAGKHDITDLEPVKPADPRVIEIGQFAVTKHNEEAGTELVFICVVGGFMWGVIGGAYYALIIETQDSSGATFLQKALVFAVPTAGMRLIWYKN